One window from the genome of Amaranthus tricolor cultivar Red isolate AtriRed21 chromosome 9, ASM2621246v1, whole genome shotgun sequence encodes:
- the LOC130823535 gene encoding B3 domain-containing protein Os07g0563300 isoform X4: MSSSSSSSSMFCFNSNCKASTSENWKKGWRLRNHEFARLCHRCGLIYDEGRFCEIFHKCASGWRCCETCGKGVHCGCIASLHMFRLLDAGGVECMICVKRKMTLIPNQMCPNRPLPGWQLQLPLKNWNQTPGSALNGIWYLGKNLANKTADHVNSKSRTFFEHDTPFGFERLCLSDRVAAFPPERNRAPEWSSCNESSRLLSLGKYVFGKPVVNIRKGCDCCHNLQPILKDGQCAPLSELASSSSLITPEDNNVRSCSVLSQQLSPQDISGKQLSVNTDNLSSSCRSQINNLKPVEPRVWKELHASCLPKISDEKLHQISGSAHFVITPLFEKLLSASDTGGVGRSALAKKSAENEYAVKTLSETHSGFDESNQIPKLKEDPTKFHLKGCVKNKTTGGNSATPTKRKSCMLNPKSKYSRLNNMDFLGMEVTLEEAQELFRSPLNHAPQVVVIEEFEFEEYEDAPVIGRPTIIVRDSLGKDFQWVQCDNCLKWRKLPFDYRLPARWTCVENMWNPERSSCGARQEISAEQLNSLLSVKSSGF, encoded by the exons ATGTCGTCGTCGTCGTCGTCATCGTCCATGTTTTGCTTCAATTCCAATTGTAAAGCTTCGACCTCTGAAAACTGGAAGAAAGGATGGCGTCTTCGCAATCATGAGTTCGCTAGACTCTGTCATCGTTGCGG ATTAATCTATGATGAAGGAAGATTTTGCGAGATCTTTCACAAATGTGCATCTGGTTGGAGATGTTGTGAGACTTGTGGGAAG GGAGTTCACTGTGGATGTATTGCCTCACTACATATGTTTCGTTTACTGGATGCTGGTGGAGTTGAGTGCATGATATGTGTGAAAAGGAAAATGACTTTG ATACCAAATCAAATGTGTCCAAATCGACCTTTACCTGGTTGGCAATTACAATTGCCTTTGAAGAACTGGAACCAGACACCCGGATCTGCTTTGAATGGAATATGGTATTTAGGAAAGAATTTGGCGAACAAAACTGCTGATCATGTGAATTCTAAATCAAGGACATTCTTTGAACATGACACACCTTTTGGATTTGAAAGATTGTGCCTAAGTGATCGTGTAGCTGCCTTCCCACCAGAAAGGAATAGAGCTCCGGAATGGTCTTCCTGTAACGAGAGCTCTAGGCTTCTTAGTTTGGGGAAGTATGTATTTGGAAAGCCAG ttGTCAATATCAGAAAGGGATGTGATTGCTGTCATAACCTTCAGCCCATTTTAAAGGATGGGCAATGTGCACCACTTTCAGAATTAGCATCAAGTTCTTCATTGATTACCCCAGAAGATAATAATGTTAGGAGTTGCAGTGTGCTCTCACAACAGCTTAGCCCCCAGGATATTTCAGGGAAGCAACTAAGTGTAAATACTGATAATCTAAGCTCTTCTTGTCGGAGTCAAATAAATAATCTTAAGCCAGTAGAACCGAGGGTTTGGAAGGAGTTGCATGCCTCTTGCTTGCCCAAGATATCTGATGAAAAGTTGCATCAAATCTCAGGGAG TGCGCATTTTGTTATAACTCCATTATTTGAGAAACTCTTAAGTGCTAGTGATACTGGTGGAGTTGGGCGTTCGGCGCTTGCAAAGAAGTCTGCCGAG AACGAATATGCTGTCAAAACTCTGAGTGAAACGCACTCAGGATTTGATGAAAGTAATCAGATACCTAAGCTCAAGGAAGATCCAACTAAGTTTCATTTGAAAG GATGTGTAAAGAACAAAACCACTGGAGGCAACTCAGCTACTCCTACTAAAAGGAAGAGTTGCATGTTGAATCCAAAGAGTAAATACTCAAGGCTTAATAATATGGACTTCTTAGGGATGGAAGTAACTTTAGAAGAGGCACAAGAATTATTCAGATCACCTCTCAATCATGCCCCTCAGGTTGTAGTAATTGAAGAGTTTGAGTTTGAGGAATATGAG GATGCTCCAGTCATTGGGCGGCCAACAATAATTGTTAGAGATTCTCTGGG AAAAGACTTCCAATGGGTCCAATGCGATAATTGTTTGAAATGGAGAAAACTACCCTTTGATTATCGTCTTCCAGCAAGATGGACATGCGTAGAGAATATGTGGAACCCTGAGAG ATCATCATGTGGGGCACGCCAAGAGATCTCCGCAGAACAACTAAATAGTCTCTTGTCTGTGAAGAGTTCTG GTTTTTGA
- the LOC130823534 gene encoding uncharacterized protein LOC130823534, with amino-acid sequence MEVEDIDGMIGHPPSTRGHHINKRALRNKSLSISFNEKDLRDYVGGFHKRKKKRRKEALKQQEEAKRRKRLEDRKRRRKEKEYALYGGASPPENDAELDDEDVEQGDTMELNPSISGTTSYDNGDMTVTVTTKIIAREEEEYPIQKAAAPLSAASTEEPGKKIKIPVSSKKSFKKASKGRSRPKLNSKRDRRKGKNNANKRRH; translated from the exons ATGGAAGTCGAGGACATAGACGGTATGATTGGGCATCCGCCGAGTACAAGAGGTCACCATATTAACAAGAGAGCACTTCGTAACAAATCTCTTTCCATCAGTTTCAACGAGAAAGACTTGAG GGACTATGTAGGTGGTTTTCATAAACGAAAGAAGAAGCGGAGAAAGGAAGCATTGAAGCAGCAAGAAGAAGCAAAAAGGCGTAAGCGTCTTGAAGATCGTAAACGG AGAAGAAAGGAAAAAGAATATGCACTGTATGGCGGAGCATCACCACCAGAAAATGATGCTGAATTGGATGATGAAGATGTGGAGCAGGGTGATACGATGGAGCTAAATCCATCAATTTCTG GGACAACGTCATATGATAATGGTGATATGACAGTCACTGTTACAACAAAGATTATCGCTCGCGAAGAAGAAGAGTATCCTATCCAAAAGGCCGCAGCACCATTGTCAGCAGCGTCGACTGAAGAACCTgggaaaaagattaaaattcCTGTTAGCTCGAAGAAATCCTTCAAAAAAGCTAGTAAAGGTAGATCTCGGCCAAAGCTAAATAGCAAAAGGGAcagaagaaaagggaagaatAATGCTAACAAGAGAAGGCACTAG
- the LOC130823472 gene encoding uncharacterized protein LOC130823472, with translation MKIEKTNVMSIKNLLMSMGILSFTILILYTLYITNNNNNIVMSNILFFIGSLKFWLQPLYLYFIMNFIILTIVASSRFHHNRHHDHHQYHQHGVDQYGVVSHLAETVIVEGISRFECNDVVSLKDVEVVENSSNVKDNKYQEEVLNKIKDESMEIEEPTCIRSQPLIRHQVFEKLSPEYSSEIPLYSSRFGDHDRRHVEGVKALKVSKPKHDTLENTWKAINEGRNMPYLTTIEQRRSQEIKAKNITSTKLRKEPSLSQDELNRQVEAFITKFKEQMRLQRQQSTQQFMEMIDHAT, from the exons atgaaaattgaaaaaacaaatgtaatgtccataaaaaatttattaatgtcCATGGGAATACTATCCTTTACCATACTAATACTATATACTTTGTacataactaataataataataatatcgtcatgtcaaatatattattttttatcggTAGTCTTAAATTTTGGCTACAACCACTATATCTTTACTTCATAATGAACTTCATCATTCTTACCATTGTGGCCTCGTCACGCTTCCACCATAACCGCCACCATGACCACCACCAATATCATCAACATGGCGTCGATCAATACGGCGTCGTTTCTCACTTGGCTGAAACTGTTATTGTAGAAGGTATTAGTAGATTTGAGTGTAACGACGTCGTTTCTTTGAAGGATGTTGAAGTTGTTGAAAATAGTTCCAATGTAAAGGATAATAAATATCAGGAGGAAGTTTTGAACAAGATCAAAGATGAATCTATGGAAATTGAAGAGCCCACGTGTATTCGTTCTCAGCCGTTGATTAGACATCAGGTTTTTGAGAAACTTTCGCCGGAATATTCCTCGGAGATACCACTATATTCTTCTAGGTTTGGTGATCATGATCGTCGTCATGTTGAAG GTGTAAAAGCATTAAAAGTATCCAAGCCAAAACATGATACATTAGAGAACACTTGGAAAGCTATAAATGAAGGACGAAATATGCCTTATTTAACGACCATAGAACAAAGGCGAAGCCAAGAAATAAAAGCCAAGAATATCACGTCCACTAAGCTTAGGAAGGAGCCTTCACTAAGTCAAGATGAGTTGAATCGCCAAGTTGAAGCATTTATCACCAAATTCAAAGAACAAATGAGATTACAAAGACAACAATCAACACAGCAGTTTATGGAGATGATTGATCATGCtacttaa
- the LOC130823535 gene encoding B3 domain-containing protein Os07g0563300 isoform X1, translating into MSSSSSSSSMFCFNSNCKASTSENWKKGWRLRNHEFARLCHRCGLIYDEGRFCEIFHKCASGWRCCETCGKGVHCGCIASLHMFRLLDAGGVECMICVKRKMTLIPNQMCPNRPLPGWQLQLPLKNWNQTPGSALNGIWYLGKNLANKTADHVNSKSRTFFEHDTPFGFERLCLSDRVAAFPPERNRAPEWSSCNESSRLLSLGKYVFGKPVVNIRKGCDCCHNLQPILKDGQCAPLSELASSSSLITPEDNNVRSCSVLSQQLSPQDISGKQLSVNTDNLSSSCRSQINNLKPVEPRVWKELHASCLPKISDEKLHQISGSAHFVITPLFEKLLSASDTGGVGRSALAKKSAENEYAVKTLSETHSGFDESNQIPKLKEDPTKFHLKGCVKNKTTGGNSATPTKRKSCMLNPKSKYSRLNNMDFLGMEVTLEEAQELFRSPLNHAPQVVVIEEFEFEEYEDAPVIGRPTIIVRDSLGKDFQWVQCDNCLKWRKLPFDYRLPARWTCVENMWNPERSSCGARQEISAEQLNSLLSVKSSESLGAAASKQMEDAELDAWAFEDPKANDNVIAEDYCEDSPSSTQPTTKHPRHELGCSCIVCCQPPSGGPKHLPNCSCKVCMMVKRRLQSKMFRRERNQTELKSVIQECKSQGNFRSPKRSNLVVDLQEGNSKGCSNVDTEQTIVSVKCQIDLNCQPEREDGSSCCKSSSTKILQDAANRAVPNLSGSINFKNYGQCER; encoded by the exons ATGTCGTCGTCGTCGTCGTCATCGTCCATGTTTTGCTTCAATTCCAATTGTAAAGCTTCGACCTCTGAAAACTGGAAGAAAGGATGGCGTCTTCGCAATCATGAGTTCGCTAGACTCTGTCATCGTTGCGG ATTAATCTATGATGAAGGAAGATTTTGCGAGATCTTTCACAAATGTGCATCTGGTTGGAGATGTTGTGAGACTTGTGGGAAG GGAGTTCACTGTGGATGTATTGCCTCACTACATATGTTTCGTTTACTGGATGCTGGTGGAGTTGAGTGCATGATATGTGTGAAAAGGAAAATGACTTTG ATACCAAATCAAATGTGTCCAAATCGACCTTTACCTGGTTGGCAATTACAATTGCCTTTGAAGAACTGGAACCAGACACCCGGATCTGCTTTGAATGGAATATGGTATTTAGGAAAGAATTTGGCGAACAAAACTGCTGATCATGTGAATTCTAAATCAAGGACATTCTTTGAACATGACACACCTTTTGGATTTGAAAGATTGTGCCTAAGTGATCGTGTAGCTGCCTTCCCACCAGAAAGGAATAGAGCTCCGGAATGGTCTTCCTGTAACGAGAGCTCTAGGCTTCTTAGTTTGGGGAAGTATGTATTTGGAAAGCCAG ttGTCAATATCAGAAAGGGATGTGATTGCTGTCATAACCTTCAGCCCATTTTAAAGGATGGGCAATGTGCACCACTTTCAGAATTAGCATCAAGTTCTTCATTGATTACCCCAGAAGATAATAATGTTAGGAGTTGCAGTGTGCTCTCACAACAGCTTAGCCCCCAGGATATTTCAGGGAAGCAACTAAGTGTAAATACTGATAATCTAAGCTCTTCTTGTCGGAGTCAAATAAATAATCTTAAGCCAGTAGAACCGAGGGTTTGGAAGGAGTTGCATGCCTCTTGCTTGCCCAAGATATCTGATGAAAAGTTGCATCAAATCTCAGGGAG TGCGCATTTTGTTATAACTCCATTATTTGAGAAACTCTTAAGTGCTAGTGATACTGGTGGAGTTGGGCGTTCGGCGCTTGCAAAGAAGTCTGCCGAG AACGAATATGCTGTCAAAACTCTGAGTGAAACGCACTCAGGATTTGATGAAAGTAATCAGATACCTAAGCTCAAGGAAGATCCAACTAAGTTTCATTTGAAAG GATGTGTAAAGAACAAAACCACTGGAGGCAACTCAGCTACTCCTACTAAAAGGAAGAGTTGCATGTTGAATCCAAAGAGTAAATACTCAAGGCTTAATAATATGGACTTCTTAGGGATGGAAGTAACTTTAGAAGAGGCACAAGAATTATTCAGATCACCTCTCAATCATGCCCCTCAGGTTGTAGTAATTGAAGAGTTTGAGTTTGAGGAATATGAG GATGCTCCAGTCATTGGGCGGCCAACAATAATTGTTAGAGATTCTCTGGG AAAAGACTTCCAATGGGTCCAATGCGATAATTGTTTGAAATGGAGAAAACTACCCTTTGATTATCGTCTTCCAGCAAGATGGACATGCGTAGAGAATATGTGGAACCCTGAGAG ATCATCATGTGGGGCACGCCAAGAGATCTCCGCAGAACAACTAAATAGTCTCTTGTCTGTGAAGAGTTCTG aATCACTTGGAGCAGCTGCTTCTAAGCAGATGGAGGATGCTGAACTGGATGCCTGGGCTTTTGAAGATCCAAAAGCAAATGACAATGTTATCGCCGAAGATTACTGTGAAGATAGTCCATCATCTACACAACCGACTACCAAACATCCTCGTCACGAACTTGGATGCTCTTGTATTGTGTGTTGTCAACCACCTAGTGGAGGGCCAAAACACCTACCGAACTGTAGCTGTAAGGTCTGCATGATGGTCAAGCGGCGGTTGCAGTCAAAGATGTTTCGCCGTGAAAGAAACCAAACCGAATTAAAAAGTGTGATTCAGGAGTGCAAGTCACAAGGGAATTTCAGATCACCCAAAAGATCCAACTTGGTAGTTGATCTCCAAGAAGGCAACAGCAAAGGATGTTCTAATGTTGACACAGAACAGACGATTGTTTCTGTGAAGTGCCAAATCGACCTGAACTGCCAACCAGAACGAGAAGATGGTTCATCTTGTTGTAAATCCTCTTCAACAAAGATATTGCAGGATGCCGCAAACAGAGCAGTGCCCAACTTAAGCGGCAGCATAAACTTTAAAAACTATGGGCAATGTGAACGGTGA
- the LOC130823535 gene encoding B3 domain-containing protein Os07g0563300 isoform X2 gives MFRLLDAGGVECMICVKRKMTLIPNQMCPNRPLPGWQLQLPLKNWNQTPGSALNGIWYLGKNLANKTADHVNSKSRTFFEHDTPFGFERLCLSDRVAAFPPERNRAPEWSSCNESSRLLSLGKYVFGKPVVNIRKGCDCCHNLQPILKDGQCAPLSELASSSSLITPEDNNVRSCSVLSQQLSPQDISGKQLSVNTDNLSSSCRSQINNLKPVEPRVWKELHASCLPKISDEKLHQISGSAHFVITPLFEKLLSASDTGGVGRSALAKKSAENEYAVKTLSETHSGFDESNQIPKLKEDPTKFHLKGCVKNKTTGGNSATPTKRKSCMLNPKSKYSRLNNMDFLGMEVTLEEAQELFRSPLNHAPQVVVIEEFEFEEYEDAPVIGRPTIIVRDSLGKDFQWVQCDNCLKWRKLPFDYRLPARWTCVENMWNPERSSCGARQEISAEQLNSLLSVKSSESLGAAASKQMEDAELDAWAFEDPKANDNVIAEDYCEDSPSSTQPTTKHPRHELGCSCIVCCQPPSGGPKHLPNCSCKVCMMVKRRLQSKMFRRERNQTELKSVIQECKSQGNFRSPKRSNLVVDLQEGNSKGCSNVDTEQTIVSVKCQIDLNCQPEREDGSSCCKSSSTKILQDAANRAVPNLSGSINFKNYGQCER, from the exons ATGTTTCGTTTACTGGATGCTGGTGGAGTTGAGTGCATGATATGTGTGAAAAGGAAAATGACTTTG ATACCAAATCAAATGTGTCCAAATCGACCTTTACCTGGTTGGCAATTACAATTGCCTTTGAAGAACTGGAACCAGACACCCGGATCTGCTTTGAATGGAATATGGTATTTAGGAAAGAATTTGGCGAACAAAACTGCTGATCATGTGAATTCTAAATCAAGGACATTCTTTGAACATGACACACCTTTTGGATTTGAAAGATTGTGCCTAAGTGATCGTGTAGCTGCCTTCCCACCAGAAAGGAATAGAGCTCCGGAATGGTCTTCCTGTAACGAGAGCTCTAGGCTTCTTAGTTTGGGGAAGTATGTATTTGGAAAGCCAG ttGTCAATATCAGAAAGGGATGTGATTGCTGTCATAACCTTCAGCCCATTTTAAAGGATGGGCAATGTGCACCACTTTCAGAATTAGCATCAAGTTCTTCATTGATTACCCCAGAAGATAATAATGTTAGGAGTTGCAGTGTGCTCTCACAACAGCTTAGCCCCCAGGATATTTCAGGGAAGCAACTAAGTGTAAATACTGATAATCTAAGCTCTTCTTGTCGGAGTCAAATAAATAATCTTAAGCCAGTAGAACCGAGGGTTTGGAAGGAGTTGCATGCCTCTTGCTTGCCCAAGATATCTGATGAAAAGTTGCATCAAATCTCAGGGAG TGCGCATTTTGTTATAACTCCATTATTTGAGAAACTCTTAAGTGCTAGTGATACTGGTGGAGTTGGGCGTTCGGCGCTTGCAAAGAAGTCTGCCGAG AACGAATATGCTGTCAAAACTCTGAGTGAAACGCACTCAGGATTTGATGAAAGTAATCAGATACCTAAGCTCAAGGAAGATCCAACTAAGTTTCATTTGAAAG GATGTGTAAAGAACAAAACCACTGGAGGCAACTCAGCTACTCCTACTAAAAGGAAGAGTTGCATGTTGAATCCAAAGAGTAAATACTCAAGGCTTAATAATATGGACTTCTTAGGGATGGAAGTAACTTTAGAAGAGGCACAAGAATTATTCAGATCACCTCTCAATCATGCCCCTCAGGTTGTAGTAATTGAAGAGTTTGAGTTTGAGGAATATGAG GATGCTCCAGTCATTGGGCGGCCAACAATAATTGTTAGAGATTCTCTGGG AAAAGACTTCCAATGGGTCCAATGCGATAATTGTTTGAAATGGAGAAAACTACCCTTTGATTATCGTCTTCCAGCAAGATGGACATGCGTAGAGAATATGTGGAACCCTGAGAG ATCATCATGTGGGGCACGCCAAGAGATCTCCGCAGAACAACTAAATAGTCTCTTGTCTGTGAAGAGTTCTG aATCACTTGGAGCAGCTGCTTCTAAGCAGATGGAGGATGCTGAACTGGATGCCTGGGCTTTTGAAGATCCAAAAGCAAATGACAATGTTATCGCCGAAGATTACTGTGAAGATAGTCCATCATCTACACAACCGACTACCAAACATCCTCGTCACGAACTTGGATGCTCTTGTATTGTGTGTTGTCAACCACCTAGTGGAGGGCCAAAACACCTACCGAACTGTAGCTGTAAGGTCTGCATGATGGTCAAGCGGCGGTTGCAGTCAAAGATGTTTCGCCGTGAAAGAAACCAAACCGAATTAAAAAGTGTGATTCAGGAGTGCAAGTCACAAGGGAATTTCAGATCACCCAAAAGATCCAACTTGGTAGTTGATCTCCAAGAAGGCAACAGCAAAGGATGTTCTAATGTTGACACAGAACAGACGATTGTTTCTGTGAAGTGCCAAATCGACCTGAACTGCCAACCAGAACGAGAAGATGGTTCATCTTGTTGTAAATCCTCTTCAACAAAGATATTGCAGGATGCCGCAAACAGAGCAGTGCCCAACTTAAGCGGCAGCATAAACTTTAAAAACTATGGGCAATGTGAACGGTGA
- the LOC130823533 gene encoding sphingosine kinase 2-like — MEKSEEVPSILISETVFLNGTQLLLTLNSDGTLRWVDVGNQKCLSLEKEVLGVSVEGSRIILKCVIKGGNGGILFCFHEESIRRNLVIEVSSEESLHVWFQKLTDFIDSLGRPKRLFILVNPFGGKKSATKIFVDTVQPLLEDAEIQFTLQETQYRLHAKELAQGLDLTKYDGVVCVSGDGILVEVVNGLLQRDDWDIAIKVPIGVVPAGTGNGVTKSLLDSVGDPFSVFNATLAIIRGHKTFLDVATISQGNTRFFSVLMLAWGLVADIDIESEIWRWMGAARLDLYALKRIFQLRKYNGRIHFVPASGFEDYTETISIKVPSIQDVPFCSSNKTPTDAQDRGYVGPNISPENMNWRTIEGPFISVWIHNVRWGSETAMAAPNARFSDGCLDVILVKDCPKLALLSIMTELSNGNHVKSPHVCYFKVKAFVLEPGSRINDSTKGGIIDCDGEVLARGMGTYKCDEKTLMSYENLQITVDQSLATLFCPL; from the exons ATGGAAAAATCTGAAGAAGTTCCTTCAATTCTAATATCAGAAACAGTATTTCTTAATGGAACCCAACTTCTATTGACCTTAAATTCAGATGGTACTCTTAGGTGGGTTGATGTGGGTAATCAGAAATGCTTGTCTTTAGAAAAAGAAGTTCTTGGAGTTTCCGTAGAAGGTTCTAGAATCATTCTTAAATGTGTTATTAAGGGTGGTAATGGTGGGATTCTTTTTTGCTTTCATGAGGAATCAATTAGGAGGAATTTAGTTATTGAGGTTTCTTCAGAAGAATCTCTTCATGTTTGGTTTCAGAAGCTCACGGATTTCATTGATTCTCTTG GTCGTCCAAAAAGGCTATTTATTTTGGTGAACCCGTTCGGAGGGAAGAAGTCTGCGACAAAGATATTTGTTGACACCGTTCAACCTTTGCTTGAGGATGCCGAAATCCAATTTACATTGCAAG AAACTCAATATCGGCTGCACGCGAAAGAACTTGCTCAAGGGCTAGATCTTACCAAGTATGATGGGGTCGTATGTGTAAGTGGTGATGGGATATTGGTTGAG GTTGTAAATGGCTTGTTGCAAAGAGATGATTGGGATATTGCTATAAAGGTGCCAATTGGAGTGGTTCCTGCAG GTACCGGAAATGGTGTGACGAAGTCTTTGTTGGATTCAGTTGGTGACCCTTTTTCTGTATTTAACGCCACCCTTGCAATCATTCGGG GGCACAAAACCTTCCTTGATGTTGCTACTATTTCACAAGGGAATACAAGATTTTTTAGTGTGTTGATGCTTGCATGGG GGCTCGTAGCAGATATTGACATCGAGTCAGAAATTTGGAGGTGGATGGGAGCTGCTCGTTTAGATTTATAT GCTCTGAAAAGAATATTTCAGTTGAGGAAATATAACGGACGTATACATTTTGTCCCTGCATCCGGTTTTGAAGATTACACAGAGACGATAAGCATAAAAGTACCATCAATTCAAGATGTTCCATTTTGCAGTTCAAATAAAACGCCGACTGATGCTCAAGACCGCGGTTATGTAGGTCCTAACATAAGCCCAGAAAACATGAATTGGAGGACCATAGAAGGGCCGTTTATATCAGTTTGGATCCACAATGTACGTTGGGGTAGTGAAACTGCAATGGCAGCTCCAAATGCTCGG TTTTCGGATGGCTGTTTAGATGTAATCCTTGTGAAGGATTGCCCGAAACTGGCTTTGCTATCAATAATGACTGAATTGAGCAATGGAAACCATGTGAAATCACCTCATGTCTGTTACTTTAAG GTGAAAGCCTTTGTTTTGGAGCCTGGTTCTCGTATCAATGACTCGACAAAGGGAGGTATTATAGACTGCGATGGCGAGGTGTTGGCAAGAGGTATGGGTACATACAAATGTGACGAGAAGACCTTGATGTCATATGAAAATCTTCAAATTACTGTTGATCAAAGTCTAGCTACTCTCTTTTGTCCTTTATAA
- the LOC130823535 gene encoding B3 domain-containing transcription factor VAL3 isoform X3 — MSSSSSSSSMFCFNSNCKASTSENWKKGWRLRNHEFARLCHRCGLIYDEGRFCEIFHKCASGWRCCETCGKGVHCGCIASLHMFRLLDAGGVECMICVKRKMTLIPNQMCPNRPLPGWQLQLPLKNWNQTPGSALNGIWYLGKNLANKTADHVNSKSRTFFEHDTPFGFERLCLSDRVAAFPPERNRAPEWSSCNESSRLLSLGKYVFGKPVVNIRKGCDCCHNLQPILKDGQCAPLSELASSSSLITPEDNNVRSCSVLSQQLSPQDISGKQLSVNTDNLSSSCRSQINNLKPVEPRVWKELHASCLPKISDEKLHQISGSAHFVITPLFEKLLSASDTGGVGRSALAKKSAEDAPVIGRPTIIVRDSLGKDFQWVQCDNCLKWRKLPFDYRLPARWTCVENMWNPERSSCGARQEISAEQLNSLLSVKSSESLGAAASKQMEDAELDAWAFEDPKANDNVIAEDYCEDSPSSTQPTTKHPRHELGCSCIVCCQPPSGGPKHLPNCSCKVCMMVKRRLQSKMFRRERNQTELKSVIQECKSQGNFRSPKRSNLVVDLQEGNSKGCSNVDTEQTIVSVKCQIDLNCQPEREDGSSCCKSSSTKILQDAANRAVPNLSGSINFKNYGQCER, encoded by the exons ATGTCGTCGTCGTCGTCGTCATCGTCCATGTTTTGCTTCAATTCCAATTGTAAAGCTTCGACCTCTGAAAACTGGAAGAAAGGATGGCGTCTTCGCAATCATGAGTTCGCTAGACTCTGTCATCGTTGCGG ATTAATCTATGATGAAGGAAGATTTTGCGAGATCTTTCACAAATGTGCATCTGGTTGGAGATGTTGTGAGACTTGTGGGAAG GGAGTTCACTGTGGATGTATTGCCTCACTACATATGTTTCGTTTACTGGATGCTGGTGGAGTTGAGTGCATGATATGTGTGAAAAGGAAAATGACTTTG ATACCAAATCAAATGTGTCCAAATCGACCTTTACCTGGTTGGCAATTACAATTGCCTTTGAAGAACTGGAACCAGACACCCGGATCTGCTTTGAATGGAATATGGTATTTAGGAAAGAATTTGGCGAACAAAACTGCTGATCATGTGAATTCTAAATCAAGGACATTCTTTGAACATGACACACCTTTTGGATTTGAAAGATTGTGCCTAAGTGATCGTGTAGCTGCCTTCCCACCAGAAAGGAATAGAGCTCCGGAATGGTCTTCCTGTAACGAGAGCTCTAGGCTTCTTAGTTTGGGGAAGTATGTATTTGGAAAGCCAG ttGTCAATATCAGAAAGGGATGTGATTGCTGTCATAACCTTCAGCCCATTTTAAAGGATGGGCAATGTGCACCACTTTCAGAATTAGCATCAAGTTCTTCATTGATTACCCCAGAAGATAATAATGTTAGGAGTTGCAGTGTGCTCTCACAACAGCTTAGCCCCCAGGATATTTCAGGGAAGCAACTAAGTGTAAATACTGATAATCTAAGCTCTTCTTGTCGGAGTCAAATAAATAATCTTAAGCCAGTAGAACCGAGGGTTTGGAAGGAGTTGCATGCCTCTTGCTTGCCCAAGATATCTGATGAAAAGTTGCATCAAATCTCAGGGAG TGCGCATTTTGTTATAACTCCATTATTTGAGAAACTCTTAAGTGCTAGTGATACTGGTGGAGTTGGGCGTTCGGCGCTTGCAAAGAAGTCTGCCGAG GATGCTCCAGTCATTGGGCGGCCAACAATAATTGTTAGAGATTCTCTGGG AAAAGACTTCCAATGGGTCCAATGCGATAATTGTTTGAAATGGAGAAAACTACCCTTTGATTATCGTCTTCCAGCAAGATGGACATGCGTAGAGAATATGTGGAACCCTGAGAG ATCATCATGTGGGGCACGCCAAGAGATCTCCGCAGAACAACTAAATAGTCTCTTGTCTGTGAAGAGTTCTG aATCACTTGGAGCAGCTGCTTCTAAGCAGATGGAGGATGCTGAACTGGATGCCTGGGCTTTTGAAGATCCAAAAGCAAATGACAATGTTATCGCCGAAGATTACTGTGAAGATAGTCCATCATCTACACAACCGACTACCAAACATCCTCGTCACGAACTTGGATGCTCTTGTATTGTGTGTTGTCAACCACCTAGTGGAGGGCCAAAACACCTACCGAACTGTAGCTGTAAGGTCTGCATGATGGTCAAGCGGCGGTTGCAGTCAAAGATGTTTCGCCGTGAAAGAAACCAAACCGAATTAAAAAGTGTGATTCAGGAGTGCAAGTCACAAGGGAATTTCAGATCACCCAAAAGATCCAACTTGGTAGTTGATCTCCAAGAAGGCAACAGCAAAGGATGTTCTAATGTTGACACAGAACAGACGATTGTTTCTGTGAAGTGCCAAATCGACCTGAACTGCCAACCAGAACGAGAAGATGGTTCATCTTGTTGTAAATCCTCTTCAACAAAGATATTGCAGGATGCCGCAAACAGAGCAGTGCCCAACTTAAGCGGCAGCATAAACTTTAAAAACTATGGGCAATGTGAACGGTGA